DNA from Longimicrobium sp.:
CGCGCTGGAGAGCGAGGCCGTCTACGTGCTGCGCGAGGCGGCGGCGGAGTTCGAGCGTCCCGTCCTCCTCTTCTCCGGCGGCAAGGACTCCACCGTGCTGGTGCGGCTGGCGCAGAAGGCGTTCTGGCCCGGCCCCATCCCGTTTCCCCTGCTGCACGTGGACACGGGGCACAACTTCCCCGAGGCGCTGGAGTTCCGCGACCGGCTGGCGCGCGAGACGGGGGTGGAGCTGATCGTCCGCACGGTGCAGGACTCCATCGACCGCGGCCGCTGCGTGGACGAGACGGGGCCGGGCGCCAGCCGCAACTCGCTGCAGAGCGTCACGCTCCTCGACGCCATCGCCGAGCTCAAGGCGGACGCCGCGCTGGGCGGCGCGCGGCGCGACGAGGAGAAGGCGCGGGCCAAGGAGCGCTTCTTCTCGCACCGCGACCGCTTCGGGCAGTGGAACCCGCAGAACCAGCGCCCGGAGATCTGGAGCCTGTTCAACGCGCACCGCCATCCGGGGGAGCACTTCCGCGTATTTCCGCTCAGCAACTGGACCGAGATGGACATCTGGCGGTACATTGCGCGCGAGCGGATCGAGCTTCCTTCGCTCTACTTCGCCCACCGGCGCGAGGTGGTGGCCCGCAACGGGCAGCTTCTGGCGCGCACGCCGTGGGTGCCGCTGCTCGCCGGTGAACGCTACGAGGAGCGGCAGGTGCGCTTCCGCACCGTGGGCGACGCCACCTGCACCGGCGCCATGGAGTCCGCCGCATCCACCGTGGACGAGGTGATCGCCGAGATCGCGGGGCTGCGCGTGGGCGAGCGCGGCGGCCGCGCGGACGATCACCGCTCCGAAGCGGCCCTCGAAGACCGCAAGCGCCAGGGGTACTTCTGAGCCTGATGCACAATTCCGGTGCGTGCGAAGGCCGCAACGGAAGGCTCACGCGGAGACGCGGAGACGCAGAGAGGGTCTCGGAGGAGAAGGAGGCGCTGGGAGAGCCCGACTCGTTCTTACGATCGGGACGATCTGTTCTCATTGTTCCTCTTCCGCGTCTCCGCGCCTCCGCGTGAGCCCATTTTCTCCAACGCGTCCGCGCGGCAATCGGTGATGAACGAGACTGAGACGGAGCTCCTGCGCCTGACCACGGCGGGAAGCGTGGACGACGGCAAGAGCACCCTCATCGGGCGCCTCCTGCTGGACACGGGGTCGGTGCCCGAAGACCAGCTCGAGGCGGTGGAGCGCGCCACCCGGCGGCGCGGCGGCGGCGGGGTGGACCTGTCGCTCCTCACCGATGGCCTGCGCGCCGAGCGGGAGCAGGGGATCACCATCGACGTCGCGTACCGCTACTTCGCCACGCCGCGCCGCAAGTTCATCATCGCGGACACCCCCGGCCACGTGCAGTACACCCGCAACATGGTCACCGGCGCCTCCACCGCGGACCTGGCGGTGGTGCTGGTGGACGCGGCGCGCGGCGTGCTCCCCCAGTCGCGGCGGCACGGCTTCATCGCGTCGCTGCTCGGCATTCCGCACGTGGTGGTGGCCGTCAACAAGATGGACACCGTGGACTGGGACGCGGGGACGTTCGACAGGATCGTGGCGGAGTACCGCGACTTCGCGCAGCGGCTGGAGATCGGGAGCCTCTCCTTCGTCCCAGTGTCTGCGCTGCACGGCGACAACGTGGCGGTGCCAAGCGAGCGTGCTCCCTGGTACGACGGGCCCACCCTCCTCCACCAGCTGGAGAACGCGCACGTGGGGGCGGGGCGCAACCGCATCGACTTCCGCTTCCCCATCCAGTACGTGGTGCGCTCCGGCGGGCGCGGGCTGGCGGGGCGCGTGGCGTCCGGCACCATCTCGCCGGGCGAGGAGGTGTCCATCCTCCCCGCCGGCACCCGTTCGCGCGTGCGGTCGGTGGGCACCTTCGACGGCCCTGTGGCCGAGGCCGGCCCGGGCGACTCGGTCGTGGTGACGCTGGAGGACGAGGTCGACGCCGGGCGCGGCGACATGCTGGTGCGGCGCATGAACCACCCCACCGTCTCCACCGAGTGCGACGCCACCATCTGCTGGATGGGCGACGCGCCGCTCGACACCGCCGTCCCGTACCTCCTGCGCCATACCACGCGCACCGTGCGGGCGCGCGTCACGAAGCTCGTCTACCGCATCGACGTGGACACGCTGCACCGCGAGCGGGTGGACGCGCTGGGCACCAACGACATCGGTCGGGTGGAGATCACCACTGCTTCGCCGCTCTGCTTCGACCCGTACCGCATCAACCGCGAGACGGGGAGCTTCGTCCTGATCGACCCCTTCACCCACGCCACGGTGGCCGCGGGGATGATCCGCGCCGGGGTGCGCTCGGGCGAAGAGGAGCGGACGGAGGCCTCGCCCAACGTGGCCTGGGAAGGGTGGAACATCTCGCGCGCCGAGCGCGAGCGCCGCAACGGGCACCGCGCCGCCGTGGTCTGGCTGACGGGGCTTCCCGGGGCGGGGAAGACCACCGCCGCCCGCGCCCTGGAGCGCCAGCTCTTCGGCATGGGGTGCTCGACGATGCTCCTCGATGGCGACCAGCTGCGCCACGGCCTCACCGGCGACCTCGGCTTCAGCGCGGAGGACCGGCGCGAGAACGTGCGGCGCGTGGGCGAGGTGGCGAGCCTCTTCTTCCAGCAGGGCTCCATCGTCCTCTGCTCGCTCGTCTCCCCGTTTCGCGCCGACCGCGACCGGGTGCGCGGCATGCTTCCCGAGGGTTCCTTTCTGGAGGTGCACGTGGAGTGCGACCTGGACGAGTGCCGCCGCCGTGATCCCAAGGGCCTCTATGCCCGCGCCGAGCGCGGCGAGATCCCCGAGCTGACCGGCGTGTCGTCGCCGTACGAGGCGCCGGAGCGTCCCGAGCTGGTCCTGCACACCGACCGCGAGAGCGCCGAAGCATCGGCCGCGCGCCTGCTGGAGTTGCTGCGCGAGCGCGGCGTCCTGGGAGAGATCCATGGCCGGTGAGCCGCGCGTCGTCGTCCGCCCGTCGCCGCTCTGCGCCGAGACGCCCCTCGAAGCGCTCGCAACCGAGATCACACCCGCGGGGCTGCACTACGTCCGCAGCAACTTCCCCTTCCCAGATCTGGACGCGCGCACCCACCGCATCCGCGTGGACGGCGCCGTCGGGGAGCCGCTGGAGCTGGGGATGGACGAGCTGGCCCGCCTCCCCCGCCGCACCGTGGGCGTGACGCTGGAGTGCGCGGGGAACGACCGCCTCACCCTCGCGCCGCTGCCAGCGGGCGAGCTGTGGGGCGGCGGCGCGGTGGCGACGGCGGAGTGGGGCGGCGTCTCCCTTGCGGACGTCCTCGCCCGCGCCGGCGTCGCGCACGGGGCCGTGGAGGTGCTCGTGGAGGCCGCCGACGAGGGAGTGGCGGGGGGCAACGAGATCCGCTTCGCCCGCTCGCTCCCGATGGAGAAGGCGCTGCACGCGGACACGCTGCTGGCGTTCGAGATGAACGGCGAGCCCCTGCCGCCCGAGCACGGCGCGCCTCTGCGGCTGGTGGTCCCCGGCTGGTACGGGATGGCGAGCGTCAAGTGGGTGGCGCGCATCTCCGTGCTCACCGAGCCGTTCGCCGGCTGGTTCCAGCGCGACCGCTACGTGCTGGACTACGGCGCCGGCGGCCCCATCGTACCCGTCGCGGAGATGGCGGTGAAGGCCGTCGTCACCGGACCGCGGGGCGGGGAAGTGCTCGGCACGGGGCCGGTCACGGTGGACGGGTGGGCGTGGTCCGGCACGGGGCCCATCACCCGCGTGCAGGTGGCGGTGGACGGAGGCGACGCGTGGGAGGATGCACGGGTGCACCCCGCCTCCGGCGGCTACCTGTGGCAGCGGTGGGAGTACGAATGGGCGAGCCGCGCGCCCGGGCGCCACACCCTGCGCGTCCGCGCGCACGACGCGGCGGGGAACGTGCAGCCGGACGCCCCGCGCTGGAACCGGCTCGGCTACGGCGCCAACGCGGTACGCGCGGTCGTCGTCGAAGCGCGCTGACCCGCCCAACGCGCCGCACCTTCTTGCGAATCAGGAGTGGGACCGTCCAGATGCATCACCGCTCCACCGTAGTCCGCCCGACCGCGTCCGCCGAGCCGCTCCCCGTCGCGCCGCCGCGGCCCGCGCGGGTCCAGATCCTTCTCTCCACCTACAACGGCGCGGAGTTCCTTCCCGAGCTGCTGGCGAGCCTCGATGCGCAGAGCCTGCAGGACTTCGACCTGCGCGTGCGCGACGACGGCTCCACCGACGGCACGCTGGCGATCCTGGACGAGTACGCCCGCCGCCGCTCCGCCACGGTGGAGCGCGGGGCGCACGTGGGCGTGCCGGAGAGCTTCTTCCGCGCGCTCCGCGACGCCGAGCCCGGCGCCGAGTTCTTTGCGTACTGCGACCAGGACGACGTGTGGCTGCCGGGCAAGGTGGCGCGCGCGGTCGAGTACCTGTCGCGAGCCGATCCCGCGCGCCCCGCGCTCTACTGCTCCGGCCTCACGCCCGTCGACGTGCACCTTGAGCCGCTCGACAAGCCGCGGAGAGACGTCCGGGCGCTGGATTTCCGCAACGCGCTGGTGGAGAACCAGGTGTCGGGGTGCACGATGATGTTCAACCACGCGGCCTGGGAGCTCCTCACGCGCAGCACGCCGCAGGGAGCGCTGATGCACGACCACTGGGCGTATCTGGTGGTCTCCGCCTTCGGCACGATCCACTTCGACCCCGAGCCGAGCCTCCTCTACCGCCAGCACCCCAGCAACACCGTGGGGATGCCGCGCGGGCTCTGGTCACGCGTGCGCAACTTCCAGAAGCGCCGCGGGATGTCGCCGCTCTTTGCGCAGGCGGAGGAGTTCCGCGCGTTGTACGGCGGCGCGCTGGACGCG
Protein-coding regions in this window:
- the cysD gene encoding sulfate adenylyltransferase subunit CysD is translated as ALESEAVYVLREAAAEFERPVLLFSGGKDSTVLVRLAQKAFWPGPIPFPLLHVDTGHNFPEALEFRDRLARETGVELIVRTVQDSIDRGRCVDETGPGASRNSLQSVTLLDAIAELKADAALGGARRDEEKARAKERFFSHRDRFGQWNPQNQRPEIWSLFNAHRHPGEHFRVFPLSNWTEMDIWRYIARERIELPSLYFAHRREVVARNGQLLARTPWVPLLAGERYEERQVRFRTVGDATCTGAMESAASTVDEVIAEIAGLRVGERGGRADDHRSEAALEDRKRQGYF
- the cysC gene encoding adenylyl-sulfate kinase, which encodes MMNETETELLRLTTAGSVDDGKSTLIGRLLLDTGSVPEDQLEAVERATRRRGGGGVDLSLLTDGLRAEREQGITIDVAYRYFATPRRKFIIADTPGHVQYTRNMVTGASTADLAVVLVDAARGVLPQSRRHGFIASLLGIPHVVVAVNKMDTVDWDAGTFDRIVAEYRDFAQRLEIGSLSFVPVSALHGDNVAVPSERAPWYDGPTLLHQLENAHVGAGRNRIDFRFPIQYVVRSGGRGLAGRVASGTISPGEEVSILPAGTRSRVRSVGTFDGPVAEAGPGDSVVVTLEDEVDAGRGDMLVRRMNHPTVSTECDATICWMGDAPLDTAVPYLLRHTTRTVRARVTKLVYRIDVDTLHRERVDALGTNDIGRVEITTASPLCFDPYRINRETGSFVLIDPFTHATVAAGMIRAGVRSGEEERTEASPNVAWEGWNISRAERERRNGHRAAVVWLTGLPGAGKTTAARALERQLFGMGCSTMLLDGDQLRHGLTGDLGFSAEDRRENVRRVGEVASLFFQQGSIVLCSLVSPFRADRDRVRGMLPEGSFLEVHVECDLDECRRRDPKGLYARAERGEIPELTGVSSPYEAPERPELVLHTDRESAEASAARLLELLRERGVLGEIHGR
- a CDS encoding sulfite oxidase, which produces MAGEPRVVVRPSPLCAETPLEALATEITPAGLHYVRSNFPFPDLDARTHRIRVDGAVGEPLELGMDELARLPRRTVGVTLECAGNDRLTLAPLPAGELWGGGAVATAEWGGVSLADVLARAGVAHGAVEVLVEAADEGVAGGNEIRFARSLPMEKALHADTLLAFEMNGEPLPPEHGAPLRLVVPGWYGMASVKWVARISVLTEPFAGWFQRDRYVLDYGAGGPIVPVAEMAVKAVVTGPRGGEVLGTGPVTVDGWAWSGTGPITRVQVAVDGGDAWEDARVHPASGGYLWQRWEYEWASRAPGRHTLRVRAHDAAGNVQPDAPRWNRLGYGANAVRAVVVEAR
- a CDS encoding glycosyltransferase family 2 protein, giving the protein MHHRSTVVRPTASAEPLPVAPPRPARVQILLSTYNGAEFLPELLASLDAQSLQDFDLRVRDDGSTDGTLAILDEYARRRSATVERGAHVGVPESFFRALRDAEPGAEFFAYCDQDDVWLPGKVARAVEYLSRADPARPALYCSGLTPVDVHLEPLDKPRRDVRALDFRNALVENQVSGCTMMFNHAAWELLTRSTPQGALMHDHWAYLVVSAFGTIHFDPEPSLLYRQHPSNTVGMPRGLWSRVRNFQKRRGMSPLFAQAEEFRALYGGALDAVRLAALDRFLASRQSTSRRLRYALRPATYRHRAVDDVAHRLMVALGYF